In Cinclus cinclus chromosome 1, bCinCin1.1, whole genome shotgun sequence, the sequence CACCGGGCGGGTCAAGGTCACGGAGGAGACAACGGAGCCGGGCCGCCGCCGGAGGAAAAGCAGGGCAAAAACAAGGGCAAGGACAGGAACAGGGCCATGGACAGGagcaaggacagggacaaaGGCAGAGGCACGGACTCACCGCCCGGGAAGCCGCGGCCGGGCGCAGCCAGCGCTTCGCCAGACCCcgcgcagccgccgccgccatcACGCACCGCAGGCTtcgggcggggggggagaggagggggaaaaggcCATGAAGGGCGCACGCGCGGGGAACGGCGGGACAGACCAACAGTGCCGCAAGGGGGGGCCCCCAGGGCGATCACTCCCCCTAAGAAAGCCGCCCGATGGAAGATTCCTAAACAGCTCCTGTTTTGAGCGTAAAGAACATAAAAGAGTAGCAACCTAGAATTGTGttattgcctttatttttccttggtgAAATATTGAAACATGTAGTTATCCAACACTGTAAGATTCAACCTCTTTTTCTCCCTGACAGCGCCTGAAATTTTGCGTAATAAACAGAccagaataattttctgaagtAGTAGGAAAGACCATTTCACAGACACAAGATCTGGACAGAAGGCTGAAGGAAAGACCGTACTTCTGTCTAAGACAAAAAGTAGACTCAGCAGCTCCAGACGGAGCAATTCCGATGCCGCTCACGGCTGCGTGCGGCCGCCGGCCCTGCTGGAATACGAAAGGCCCGCCCGGGGCGGGACTGACGTCCGGCAGCGCTCTGGGCTCGGCCAAGTCCTTTTGCTGTCGTCgtccccctccccccttttcTCCCGGCTGATGGGCCGGCccgggagggggcggggccggcaggTGAGTGGCAGCGGCAGGGGTACTCGCGCTGCCGGGCTCGTGCGTGGAGGTCCCGCCGTGGGGGGGAGCGGGACGGGGCCGGGAATGGGAACTGCAATGGGAATTGGGCTCGGCATGCCTTGTCGCGGCCAAGCTCCCAAGTGTGGCGGCCGCCGTTCGAGGGGCTCGGGCAGAATTCCCAGTCCCCCAGCGGGAGGAGAAGgtggcggcgggagcggccccggcccctCTGCGCGCTGCTGAGGCCGCGTCTCCCCTCTGTGTACCGCAGGTGCCTCCATGAATAACTTAAACGACCCTCCCAACTGGAACATCCTGCCCAATCGGCGCGATCCCGGCGATGACGGCAGCCGGTGGAATTACGCCCTGCTGGTCCCCATGCTGGGCCTGGCCGCCTTCCGTGAGTAGCGCTGGGCCCCGGCCCGGGGAGCTCCCGGAGAGTGCGGTGCTGATCCATGCCCCGCCTGGGGACTTCCCCGGGCCTTCTGTTTGTAGCGCTGTAAACAGCCAGCGCTGTTGGCAAAGACCGCTTTTCATACGCGGAGTTGAATCCATATTTAATAAGCTCCAATATACAAAGGTCTCTCAAGAAAAATAGACACAGGATGTGCTGGGGAGCCCAGAGGTAACAACGCCAGATGTTGCTGATGTATTTATTTACTGGGCCTAGAAAGTTCTCCGTGCAATGTCTGCTTTGGAAACCTCCAGTTTGTTTCTCCAtgactttattttccttctctaatCTAAGTAGTGCTAGTATAGACAATAAAAGAATACagctattttatttctgaggaaGCATGATCATTTAAAGTGACTCACTATGAAATAGGGACCatagaaatacattttgtgGGGACATGTAAGTACAAGTGAGTATCACTGGGAAATTAGTTTTTTACCACTTAGTAGCTTCATTTCATGCATAGCTAATTAATCACACCCCTCTTTTTTACATCTTATACTTGCATCTGAAGTCTCATTTATATGTAATAGGTTGGATCTGGACCAGAGAATgtcagaaagaaatagaaaaagaaaaacaggagtaCTACAGAAAAGAGTCAACTTTACAGAGAGATCTGGAAGGCAAATACCGGGATATAATCACTGAGAATCGTCGCGCTGTTGCTCATCTGGAGgtggagctggaaaaggaaCGCAACAGGACCCTGAGTTACCGTGAAGCCCTCGTGTCCCAGAGCCGCAAACTAGTAGAAGAGAGGAAGCTCCTagaacaggagcaggagaagtTGGAGcgagaaaaacaagtccttatGCACTCTGGAGCAGAGGGTACCTTGTACCAGAGTTGCCTGGCAAAGGAAGAAGAGTGGCAACAGAGAGCCAATATTTTACTAAAAGAATTTGAAGAGGGACTTAAGGAAAGACAGGACATCTACTGCAGTCTTATTGTACCCAGAAGTCAGAGActagaaatagagaaaaatctgCTAGTTAAAGCAGCAACTAATCCTGTTGCTATGGCTTTAGATGTGGAGAGTGGcttaaaagatattttcaaaCATGATAACTACTGTGGCAATGTGCTGAACAGAACCAGAAGTCAAAATGGAAAGCTTATGTGGCTGTATCTGAGATACTGGGAACTAGCTGTTGAGCTGCAGAAATTCAAGAGGGTAGAAAAGGCCATGTTAGGAAAACGCTAATTAGGGGATGCAGTGGGATTCCATGTGATCCACCGTGCGTGGTAGGGACAATCACAGTTGTAGTCTGAAGCTGTTGAATTCTTCCGCTGTGTTGCTGTCTCTCCTCCTCACACTTGTATTTGCATGGAACACGTGCGGTGCTGGTGCCTTTCCTCTCACTAACAACAGATGCTCTGGTGAGCTGTGCATGCTCCTAAACTCTGTGAGTGTGTTTGTGTTGCAGTTAGAGATACGCCAACTCCCCAGGtatcagaagcagcagaaaagatCTCAATTCAGAGGGATTTGCCTCGTTGATGGTCACACTCCAGGAACAGGGAATGGTTGTTTGTGTCCTCCAGGTGCAGCAGCACATTGTGCTCCTTATCCCTGACATTTTACATGGTGTCTCAACCCTGTCTTTTCtcattactattatttttaaaaaaattgtttaagcAAGACTGATTTTTGAGGCAGATGTCTGGGAGAGATGGTGTTGGAGCCGGCTGCTTGACACATAAATCCTACATGTCTGTATGTACagttatataaatatatatatacgtGAGTGTACGTGTGCAAGTATATGTGTTAGTGTTCTGAGGGGGGGAATAGTTTGATCCCATTTCAGATTAGTCCGTCCTGCATTGTCTTCCAGCTTAATATACAAATAGTGCTTTATGAATTAAACATCCTAAAGATGCTAATTCAAATAACACATGAAGAAACAGACTGATGTTTCATTGGCACTTGGGATCCATTCTCAGATCCTAGGGAGTATATAAATTGGGAAGTTATATTTTCATGTATTGGAGATACCTTATGAATACTTGCTTTTCCCACAGTCAAGGTTTTCGTTGTAGCCCAACAATGTGCTACCATTATGGATGTacccatgctgctgctgctctgcccctcaGGGCACTGGCTGCCTCCTGGCTTGCTTTCAGGAACCTCCTTGCCCTTGCACCTGGCTTTGCACCTTGGAAAATTGTTGGTTATTTGCAGATGGGAACCTAAATGAAGCCTGCACTGGTAGCCACTACTCCCTGTGCACCAATCTCTCTTCTCCCAGAACTGAAGTACATActcttttctgcagctctgaaatTTTGTGCTTTTGGTTCACCACCTTACATACACGTGACCATGAAAGCCTAAAGATATACAAGCTTTGCAAACTTTTAAGAAAGGGGGCTTTTTAATTTAGctagtaaaataaaatagatttggtaaaaataaaataataagcaCAGTGAAataatacaggaaaataaatggatccagattttaaaaatccaacaacaaacaaattttaaaaacccagtgCACTTCAATTTCTTAGAACTTTGGGTATACTTTGGGTCCTTTTAGAAGTAGGAGCCACCTTTTTTCAAATGTGCCatgtatttaaaagaataacaacttttttcttccccctttctAATCCAGCCTTAGACCTCAATGGGGCAATGTTTACCCTTTCGTTTATAACATCTAGTCTTCTCTGTTACCTGACTTTGATTAGTGCTGGTAGGTTGTCAGTTCATTAATTAGCAGTTTATTGTTTACTGAGGCCTGGACTTGACAAATGCGTTTGCTCTAGGCAATCATGTAGAACCATGGAAGCAATCCAAGCTAAGTGAATGCCCATCTTCCTGCGGATGTGGGGCTTTTCTCTTactgttttctcctggtttcATTTTAGTC encodes:
- the CCDC127 gene encoding coiled-coil domain-containing protein 127 — translated: MNNLNDPPNWNILPNRRDPGDDGSRWNYALLVPMLGLAAFRWIWTRECQKEIEKEKQEYYRKESTLQRDLEGKYRDIITENRRAVAHLEVELEKERNRTLSYREALVSQSRKLVEERKLLEQEQEKLEREKQVLMHSGAEGTLYQSCLAKEEEWQQRANILLKEFEEGLKERQDIYCSLIVPRSQRLEIEKNLLVKAATNPVAMALDVESGLKDIFKHDNYCGNVLNRTRSQNGKLMWLYLRYWELAVELQKFKRVEKAMLGKR